The proteins below come from a single Eremothecium sinecaudum strain ATCC 58844 chromosome II, complete sequence genomic window:
- the PEP5 gene encoding tethering complex subunit PEP5 (Syntenic homolog of Ashbya gossypii ABL012C; Syntenic homolog of Saccharomyces cerevisiae YMR231W (PEP5)) has protein sequence MSFTSQRQFQLFESTPIKDPYFGSESPLYSDTTLSAVAPLGNGVIATAVKSAYIQVIDLKTSSVISEFKAFSDNFQITYMEHVLNDFLVSVGECVGQPSSIKVWNLQKKPKSEFEFHTTCTIKNGNNTFPISAISISSDLSCIVIGFVNGRIILVRGDLYRDRGSRQRVIYEDANSEPITGLFLRNDNTLCFTTTPSKIQVFRTTGRNNGEPERILNDRSGADLNCSYFNKSTDELLCCLNDSIDFYKATGEKRSLVMDVPLKKRVFLIDSDHILLVCGVSSSNITSLSMNNPATVTNRLLLFDVKNKIIAMNLLLASNIVKVYGDVINDTYSTYLVTTDGVINKITEKSVEKQIKIITQREEFSIALQVAEQHSASALRIQEIRKQYGDYLYKKNLKEEAVAQYVQCLDVTESSEIISKFGIQKSSRADDSKNLATYIWSMIKQNNSNADHVTLLLIILIKLKDTEGLVYFISHFSRTGEFIEAGETESEWLVDDESYFYSDKTLFDLDTILQLLKDSTLDKLAFKLVHKFSKDPLQIVDVILNTLDDPHSALKYIKTLHIDDTLRVMIEFSKILLQKLPNDTNALLIEVFTGRYQRAACKVDILQEKRIISLNNPVFHSYKAFVTYMNLGSSDHSSLDEIPKPTYHPPKPSLVFPSFIDRPYQFVVFLEACLESYNKYQGFVRDKQEILTTLYDVYLSLANSAEEDQKQEWYSKAMGVFKESERLLSNKKASKSQKGLNSYSLDNSLMMLIAHINNVDLYSVAEKGSSGDKSESSFLSKGNLANVFRSMCLTRDAVKCMRFLEKYGKTEPELYRMALNFFLTSPHIYNDIGGDAVFKRRVLDKVVSLELMQPLDILQSLSQTNVATFGLVKDFLVNHIKCQQRETENNEKLINSYQSELQEKRNQLSALLNTSDPIQVKVKNNFCKMCHTSLDLPVVFFKCGHIFHQRCLSEESDLEAKNKLYKCPNCAVEMENSVSMAKAQRSISTNVNLLKAALYNEDNHRDRFKVVSEFIGKGGLETPIGID, from the coding sequence ATGTCATTTACTTCACAAAGGCAATTCCAACTCTTTGAGAGTACTCCGATTAAAGATCCGTATTTTGGCAGTGAATCGCCCTTATACTCTGACACGACATTATCAGCGGTTGCACCCTTGGGAAATGGTGTGATTGCAACTGCAGTGAAGTCAGCCTACATTCAAGTCATAGATCTGAAGACATCGTCTGTGATATCTGAATTCAAGGCTTTTTCTGATAATTTTCAAATAACGTACATGGAACATGTGTTAAATGACTTTTTGGTGAGTGTCGGTGAGTGCGTTGGTCAACCAAGCTCAATAAAGGTCTGGAACCTGCAAAAGAAGCCTAAAAGTGAATTTGAATTCCATACTACATGTACAATAAAAAATGGAAATAACACTTTTCCCATCTCTGCGATTAGCATTTCTTCAGACCTATCATGTATTGTTATAGGGTTTGTAAATGGCCGAATTATTCTAGTCAGAGGAGATCTTTATAGGGATAGGGGTTCAAGACAAAGAGTTATTTACGAAGATGCAAATTCAGAGCCAATTACGGGGCTGTTTTTGAGAAATGATAATACATTATGTTTTACCACTACACCTTCTAAAATCCAAGTATTTCGCACTACAGGCAGGAATAATGGCGAGCCCGAAAGGATTCTTAACGATCGGTCAGGGGCAGACCTCAATTGCAGctattttaataaatcCACCGATGAGCTTCTTTGTTGTTTGAATGATTCGATAGACTTTTACAAGGCTACCGGGGAGAAGCGATCTCTCGTAATGGACGTACCTTTGAAGAAAAGAGTCTTTTTAATTGACAGTGACCACATCTTACTGGTTTGTGGAGTCTCATCATCAAATATTACGTCGCTAAGCATGAATAATCCCGCAACAGTAACAAATAGACTCCTATTGTTTGAtgtaaaaaataaaatcatCGCTATGAATTTATTACTTGCAAGTAATATTGTAAAAGTCTATGGGGATGTTATAAACGATACCTATTCAACATATCTAGTTACAACGGATGGAGTTATTAATAAGATCACAGAAAAATCAGTGGAGAAACAGATTAAGATAATAACTCAGCGTGAAGAGTTTTCGATTGCCTTACAAGTTGCAGAGCAGCATTCTGCATCAGCGCTTCGCATCCAAGAAATAAGGAAACAATATGGTGACTATTTATATAAGAAGAACCTGAAGGAAGAGGCTGTAGCTCAATATGTGCAATGTCTAGATGTCACAGAATCTAGTGAGATTATTTCCAAATTTGGAATTCAAAAGTCTTCGAGAGCTGATGATTCTAAAAATTTGGCTACATATATTTGGTCTATGATTAAGCAAAATAATTCAAATGCTGATCATGTCACATTGTTATTAATAATTCTAATAAAATTAAAGGATACCGAGGGCCTAGTTTATTTCATTTCTCACTTTAGCCGAACAGGGGAATTTATTGAAGCAGGCGAGACAGAAAGTGAATGGTTGGTTGATGATGAAAGCTATTTCTACTCCGATAAGACCCTTTTTGATTTGGACACTATACTACAGTTATTAAAGGACTCAACGCTTGATAAACTGGCTTTCAAGCTAGTACACAAATTTTCCAAAGATCCGCTCCAAATTGTCGACGTAATTTTAAATACGTTGGATGATCCTCATTCGGCATTAAAATACATTAAAACCTTGCATATAGATGATACGCTTCGTGTTATGATTGAATTTTCCAAGATTTTATTACAGAAGCTCCCTAACGATACTAATGCGTTATTGATTGAAGTTTTCACTGGAAGGTATCAAAGAGCAGCATGTAAGGTTGATATACTTCAAGAAAAGAGGATTATATCATTGAATAACCCTGTTTTTCACAGTTATAAAGCTTTCGTTACTTACATGAATTTGGGATCTAGCGATCATTCAAGTTTAGATGAGATACCCAAACCGACGTATCATCCACCCAAACCATCTCTGGTTTTCCCGTCCTTCATTGACAGACCTTATCAATTTGTGGTTTTTTTGGAAGCCTGTTTAGAGAGTTATAACAAGTATCAAGGGTTTGTTCGTGACAAACAGGAGATATTAACCACATTATACGATGTATATTTGTCGCTTGCAAATTCAGCCGAAGAGGATCAGAAACAAGAATGGTATTCTAAAGCAATGGGTGTATTTAAAGAAAGTGAAAGATTACTATCCAATAAGAAGGCTTCTAAAAGCCAAAAAGGTTTAAATTCATATTCGCTGGACAATTCTTTAATGATGTTAATTGCACATATCAATAATGTCGATCTTTATTCGGTAGCCGAGAAAGGAAGTTCGGGGGACAAATCAGAATCGTCTTTCTTAAGCAAAGGTAACCTTGCCAACGTTTTCCGATCTATGTGCTTAACAAGGGATGCTGTTAAATGCATGCGTTTTCTCGAAAAATATGGTAAAACTGAACCAGAACTTTATAGGATGGCATTAAACTTCTTTTTGACTTCACCGCATATTTACAATGACATTGGTGGTGATGCTGTATTTAAAAGGAGAGTGCTAGACAAGGTTGTAAGTTTAGAATTAATGCAACCTCTAGATATCCTCCAAAGTTTAAGTCAAACTAATGTTGCTACCTTTGGATTGGTGAAAGATTTCTTGGTGAACCATATAAAATGCCAGCAGAGAGAAACAGAAAACAATGAAAAGCTAATCAATTCTTACCAGTCTGAGCTTCAAGAAAAACGGAACCAGCTGTCAGCTTTATTAAACACCAGTGACCCTATACAGGTAAAAGTAAAAAATAATTTTTGCAAGATGTGTCATACTTCGTTAGACTTGCCAGTCGTGTTCTTCAAATGTGGTCATATATTTCATCAAAGGTGTTTGAGTGAAGAGTCTGATTTGGAGGCTAAAAATAAGCTTTATAAGTGTCCAAATTGCGCTGTCGAAATGGAAAATTCAGTTAGCATGGCAAAAGCACAACGCAGCATTTCTACAAATGTTAATTTATTGAAAGCTGCTCTATACAACGAGGATAATCATAGGGACCGATTCAAAGTCGTTTCAGAGTTCATTGGAAAAGGCGGCTTAGAAACTCCCATAGGAATAGATTGA
- the STE11 gene encoding mitogen-activated protein kinase kinase kinase STE11 (Syntenic homolog of Ashbya gossypii ABL011C; Syntenic homolog of Saccharomyces cerevisiae YLR362W (STE11)), with the protein MPVDHVFILNFLKQLNCEEYTDIFLSYGIASKEDVKYLDQEILTEIGISNIGDRIRILNKCKTWKQSNENSEKNSCDEINKIIEKINGLTTGPMTINEELVTDKHSVIFILNDGSAKQVNVNGCFNADSIKKKLIKRLSSEFTANSQPGEGTTSQDYDVFVVDYSKNVLHLLFDVELVTICHSSDRLEKNRLIFVSKDQTPSDKAILTSKKLYLKTMSVYNQLGSTSNILQGPDSYNGSNSVSNSPHTLRIDSNKGKIRQIFNQRPPSELISTNLPEYFPHTDFKRLQKTIRSSFRESVRQSMLRPGAPLPAGNNVGSILFNNNSAVDKALLQSLEHNIPQEKPAHKVLREEVPSSPANHGSSDAVSRIDLMNTDSEDENETDDNTVSLPTKVVTPKSWLKGARIGSGSFGAVYLGMNAQTGELMAVKQVELQPTAVMAPAEDKKGETPNTNAVVKNSQIHRKMIDALQHEMNLLKELHHENIVTYYGSSQEGGNLNIFLEYVPGGSVSSMLNSYGPFEEPLVKNFTRQTLIGLSYLHKKNIIHRDIKGANILIDIKGCVKITDFGISKKLTPLNKKQSKRASLQGSVYWMAPEVVKQVVTTEKADIWSVGCVIVEMFTGKHPFPDFSQMQAIFKIGTNTIPELPSWASCDAKAFLLKTFELDYKKRPSSVELLQHEWLDTTLVM; encoded by the coding sequence ATGCCAGTGGATCATGTATTTATACTTAACTTTCTGAAACAGCTAAACTGTGAAGAATATACTGATATATTTCTATCATATGGTATTGCAAGCAAAGAGGATGTTAAATACTTAGATCAAGAGATATTAACCGAAATCGGGATCAGTAATATCGGTGATAGAATTCGAATTTTGAATAAATGCAAGACATGGAAGCAGAGCAATGAAAATTCTGAGAAGAATTCATGCGATGaaattaataaaataattGAAAAAATAAATGGACTTACAACTGGTCCTATGACAATTAATGAGGAGTTGGTGACAGATAAGCATTCTGTgatatttattttaaatgATGGTTCTGCCAAACAGGTGAATGTTAACGGTTGTTTTAATGCCGACTCAATAAAAAAGAAGCTGATAAAAAGGCTTTCGTCAGAATTTACTGCGAATTCACAACCTGGTGAGGGAACAACATCCCAGGACTACGATGTATTTGTAGTAGACTACTCAAAAAATGTTTTACATCTACTATTTGATGTTGAGTTGGTTACTATATGCCATTCCAGTGACCGCCTTGAAAAGAATAGACTAATATTTGTTTCTAAGGATCAAACTCCTAGTGATAAGGCTATCCTAACCTCGAAGAAACTGTATTTGAAGACAATGAGCGTATATAACCAGCTTGGCTCAACTTCAAATATTTTGCAGGGGCCCGATAGCTATAATGGCAGCAACTCAGTATCTAATAGCCCACATACTTTAAGAATCGACAGTAATAAGGGTAAGATACGCCAAATATTCAACCAAAGACCACCGAGCGAGTTGATTTCTACCAACCTTCCCGAATATTTTCCTCATACAGACTTTAAGAGACTACAAAAAACAATTCGCAGTTCCTTTCGTGAATCTGTCCGTCAAAGCATGTTAAGACCAGGCGCACCATTGCCAGCGGGTAATAATGTTGGAAGTATCCTATTCAATAACAATAGCGCTGTAGATAAAGCGCTACTACAAAGTTTGGAACACAATATTCCACAAGAGAAACCAGCACACAAAGTGTTACGTGAAGAAGTACCATCGTCTCCAGCAAATCATGGCTCGAGTGATGCTGTTAGCCGCATCGATCTTATGAACACAGAttcagaagatgaaaaCGAAACCGATGATAATACTGTTTCTTTACCTACCAAAGTTGTCACTCCGAAATCGTGGTTAAAGGGAGCTAGAATCGGTTCAGGTAGTTTTGGAGCGGTATATTTGGGCATGAATGCACAGACAGGCGAGCTCATGGCTGTTAAACAAGTAGAATTACAACCGACAGCTGTTATGGCACCTGCAGAAGATAAAAAGGGCGAAACACCAAACACAAATGCTGTTGTAAAAAATTCCCAAATACATAGAAAAATGATAGATGCTTTGCAGCATGAGATGAACCTGCTTAAAGAATTGCACCATGAGAATATTGTGACGTATTATGGCTCTTCACAGGAGGGAGGTAATCTGAATATTTTCCTTGAATATGTGCCAGGTGGATCCGTTTCTTCCATGTTAAACAGTTACGGGCCCTTTGAAGAACCACTTGTTAAAAACTTCACAAGGCAAACTTTGATCGGTTTGTCCTATCTGCACAAGAAAAATATTATTCATCGTGATATAAAAGGAGCCAATATTCTGATCGATATTAAAGGTTGCGTTAAGATAACAGATTTTGGTATTTCCAAGAAGTTAACTCCATTAAATAAAAAACAGAGTAAAAGAGCATCACTGCAGGGTTCTGTTTACTGGATGGCACCTGAAGTTGTTAAACAAGTTGTCACTACAGAAAAAGCTGATATTTGGTCCGTTGGCTGTGTGATTGTTGAAATGTTTACTGGTAAACATCCGTTCCCGGACTTCTCACAAATGCAAGCAATCTTTAAGATTGGTACCAACACTATCCCAGAGCTTCCTTCCTGGGCCAGTTGCGATGCAAAGGCCTTTTTGCTCAAAACCTTTGAGTTGGATTACAAAAAACGCCCTAGTAGTGTTGAATTATTGCAGCATGAGTGGTTAGACACAACTCTAGTTATGTAG
- a CDS encoding HBL009Wp (Syntenic homolog of Ashbya gossypii ABL010W; Syntenic homolog of Ashbya gossypii NOHBY202; No homolog in Saccharomyces cerevisiae; Syntenic homolog of Kluyveromyces lactis KLLA0B13123g) — protein sequence MSEKSIEQQLRDIEKLQGDALHKMYAKRAGRTVELDIRDFRHPRIIKHAFMDPVDTQPNSPLLQVGGHRPNAPGSKEGMEEELDEKGAGSEKKEDMAHEEQGKELL from the coding sequence ATGAGCGAGAAAAGCATTGAGCAGCAGCTTCGGGACATTGAAAAGCTTCAGGGTGATGCATTACACAAAATGTATGCAAAACGTGCTGGGCGAACGGTTGAACTTGACATAAGGGATTTTAGGCATCCTCGCATAATCAAGCACGCTTTTATGGATCCAGTTGATACGCAACCTAACTCTCCACTGCTACAGGTCGGAGGTCATAGGCCAAATGCACCTGGGTCAAAGGAAGGCATGGAAGAAGAATTAGACGAAAAGGGAGCTGGTTCTgagaagaaagaagatATGGCCCACGAAGAGCAGGGTAAGGAGTTGTTATGA
- the VPS38 gene encoding Vps38p (Syntenic homolog of Ashbya gossypii ABL008C; Syntenic homolog of Saccharomyces cerevisiae YLR360W (VPS38); 1-intron in Ashbya gossypii), which produces MCTNSSYLLLRRLRHLRSISICNVSLIRGDNIQGTKWKLFPCYLILEDTSGEIVYVSEVQTGAHTSLRFNELPLLENAVQTFVSLEVVAQLPSPEFPKNDWVVLCSYSIDFNSLTYVGKTHPLSNVPGINVPIFEFNDGYYALTPIPYEEPTNTPIKLQTKKSITFNSLLKLGRMLEYLSQVKLESRKFAYDLQFLIQELHEEEMDMAIKSTLMDLEYQNERKLAVLGSLKRCVLQISPKPEEEEPFDNDYGSMYSELVQKKHRILNLQERKFKKLIDIFTNTTLFQSPYVILHAADADSPYNISLEKLDLQTILHTDNRISMNTMLGYYLLFISILARKICYIPLPYSLAYYGSTSVINNTLPLYLTLSPTQQQIESFSTAIDLFNMDIMQVKQYLYNRRE; this is translated from the exons ATGTGCACTAATTCATCATATCTATTACTT CGAAGGCTTCGGCACCTGCGATCCATTTCAATATGCAATGTTAGCTTGATACGTGGTGACAATATCCAGGGAACGAAGTGGAAGTTATTTCCATGTTACCTCATATTAGAGGACACTTCAGGGGAAATAGTTTATGTCAGTGAGGTTCAGACGGGCGCGCACACTAGTTTACGTTTCAATGAGCTCCCATTATTGGAGAATGCCGTACAGACATTCGTTAGCTTGGAGGTTGTAGCTCAATTACCTTCACCCGAGTTCCCAAAAAATGACTGGGTAGTCCTGTGTTCTTATAGTATTGATTTTAACAGTTTGACATATGTTGGAAAAACTCACCCCTTAAGCAACGTACCTGGAATTAACGTTCCTATCTTTGAATTTAATGATGGCTATTATGCATTGACACCAATACCATACGAAGAACCGACCAATACTCCTATAAAGCTGCAGACCAAGAAAAGCATTACATTTAACTCTCTTTTGAAATTAGGAAGGATGTTGGAGTATCTCTCACAGGTGAAGCTCGAATCACGGAAGTTTGCATATGATCTCCAATTCCTTATACAAGAGTTGCACGAGGAAGAGATGGATATGGCGATAAAATCTACTTTAATGGATTTAGAATATCAAAATGAAAGGAAATTAGCGGTATTGGGATCACTGAAAAGATGTGTACTACAAATCTCCCCAAAACCTGAAGAGGAGGAGCCCTTCGATAATGATTACGGTTCCATGTATTCAGAACTTGTACAAAAGAAACATCGCATTTTAAATCTCCAGGAACGCAAATTCAAGAAACTCATTGATATCTTCACTAATACAACCCTATTCCAGAGCCCATATGTCATTCTACATGCCGCTGACGCGGACTCTCCGTACAATATTTCACTAGAGAAATTAGATTTACAGACCATATTGCACACAGATAATAGGATATCTATGAATACAATGCTTGGCTATTATCTGCTATTTATTAGTATCCTAGCTCGCAAGATATGCTACATTCCACTACCCTATAGCTTAGCATATTATGGTAGTACGTCTGTTATCAATAATACTTTGCCATTATATCTCACCTTATCGCCTACCCAACAGCAGATAGAGAGTTTTTCAACCGCCATAGACTTATTTAATATGGACATAATGCAGGTTAAACAGTATTTGTATAACCGTCGTGAGTAA
- the LST7 gene encoding Lst7p (Syntenic homolog of Ashbya gossypii ABL007W; Syntenic homolog of Saccharomyces cerevisiae YGR057C (LST7)), which translates to MTSLLISLTHFCDKHGPKVLLVTQCAKTTSECEKLLLPNYPTDSYCESCQIYIPGEYNCKSMRSVINGSHYVSTHYSAVRFQFLASLIKKIFSEETVSYDESPLLFYDNTKGLNLSVGFKLEDPYARGNERRYCLVLTIDTRNQDLAMDVISKNWKFISGAFSNMIEFIKRERKDEMLRILKQNEEPGSTFSTMVSGSYLRGNSLKIPKNLTELTNDQNLFVRLHKWNAFTLDRLDKQINEHGI; encoded by the coding sequence ATGACTAGTTTACTTATTTCATTAACTCATTTTTGTGATAAGCATGGCCCTAAAGTGCTTCTAGTTACTCAGTGTGCGAAAACTACATCAGAATGTGAAAAGCTACTTCTACCAAATTACCCAACAGATTCTTATTGCGAATCTTGTCAAATATATATACCTGGGGAATATAACTGTAAGTCAATGAGAAGCGTGATAAACGGGAGTCATTACGTTTCCACACATTATTCGGCGGTAAGGTTTCAGTTTTTGGCATCATTAATAAAGAAAATATTTAGCGAGGAGACTGTTAGTTATGATGAATCACCATTATTATTCTATGATAATACAAAGGGATTAAATCTATCTGTTGGTTTTAAACTTGAAGACCCCTATGCTAGGGGCAATGAAAGACGCTACTGTTTAGTGCTAACTATAGATACAAGAAATCAAGACCTGGCAATGGATGTCATATCAAAGAACTGGAAGTTTATATCCGGAGCATTTAGCAATATGATTGAATTTATCAAACGCGAAAGAAAAGATGAGATGCTTAGAATCTTGAAACAAAATGAGGAACCAGGATCAACCTTTTCAACTATGGTAAGTGGAAGTTATCTAAGAGGTAACTCATTAAAAATTCCGAAAAACCTAACCGAATTAACGAATGATCAAAATCTTTTTGTTAGGTTACACAAGTGGAATGCTTTTACGTTGGACAGATTGGATAAACAAATAAATGAACATGGAATATAA
- the ADE13 gene encoding adenylosuccinase ADE13 (Syntenic homolog of Ashbya gossypii ABL006C; Syntenic homolog of Saccharomyces cerevisiae YLR359W (ADE13)): MSDFDKYSTPLSSRYASEEMSSLFSSRNRFSTWRKLWLNLAIAEKELGLTVITNEAIEQLKEHLHISDEEIIAASKQEAIVRHDVMAHVHTFGETCPAAAGIIHLGATSCFVTDNADLIFLRDAYDIIIPKLANVIDRLAKFALEYKDLPVLGWTHFQPAQLTTLGKRVTLWIQELLWDLRNFVRARNDIGFRGVKGTTGTQASFLSLFHGDHEKVEALDKRVAELLGFDIVYPVTGQTYSRKVDIDVLAPLSSFAATAHKMATDIRLLANLKEIEEPFEKSQIGSSAMAYKRNPMRCERVCSLARHLGTLFSDAVQTASVQWFERTLDDSAIRRISLPSAFLTADILLTTLSNISSGLVVYPKVIERRIKSELPFMATENIIMAMVEEGVSRQEVHEAIRVLSHQAAAVVKEEGKDNDLIERVKNDEFFKPVWNKLDMLLDPSTFVGRAPQQVEKFINNDVADALAPFQEKINDAVVNLSV; encoded by the coding sequence ATGTCTGACTTTGATAAGTACTCTACTCCGTTATCATCTCGCTATGCATCCGAAGAAATGTCCTCTCTTTTCTCATCGAGAAACAGGTTTTCAACCTGGAGGAAATTATGGTTAAATCTAGCTATTGCTGAGAAGGAATTGGGCCTTACTGTCATCACTAATGAAGCTATTGAGCAATTAAAGGAACATTTGCACATTTCTGATGAGGAAATTATCGCTGCATCTAAGCAAGAGGCTATTGTGAGACACGATGTTATGGCCCATGTTCATACATTTGGGGAAACATGTCCCGCAGCTGCTGGTATCATCCATCTAGGAGCAACTTCCTGTTTTGTAACAGATAATGCAGACTTAATATTTTTGAGAGATGCGTACGATATTATCATCCCAAAGTTAGCCAACGTTATTGACAGGTTAGCTAAATTTGCTCTTGAATACAAGGACTTGCCAGTTTTAGGGTGGACCCACTTCCAGCCTGCTCAATTGACTACCTTGGGCAAGAGGGTTACTCTATGGATTCAAGAACTGCTTTGGGATTTGAGAAACTTTGTGAGAGCAAGAAACGATATTGGATTCCGTGGTGTTAAAGGTACCACAGGTACTCAAGCTTCATTTTTGTCTTTATTTCATGGTGACCATGAAAAGGTAGAAGCTTTGGACAAGAGAGTAGCTGAATTATTAGGTTTTGATATTGTTTATCCAGTCACTGGCCAGACTTATTCTAGAAAGGTTGACATAGATGTTCTTGCTCCTTTGTCCTCCTTTGCTGCAACTGCTCACAAGATGGCCACTGATATTAGGTTATTAGCCAACCTGAAAGAAATAGAAGAGCCTTTTGAAAAATCTCAAATTGGATCATCCGCTATGGCTTACAAGAGGAATCCTATGCGCTGTGAACGAGTATGTTCACTAGCGAGACACTTAGGTACCTTGTTTAGTGATGCCGTGCAGACTGCTTCAGTGCAGTGGTTCGAAAGAACTCTAGATGACTCTGCTATTAGAAGAATATCTTTACCTAGTGCGTTCCTTACCGCCGACATCTTATTAACTACTTTGTCTAATATATCATCCGGGTTGGTTGTCTACCCTAAGGTCATTGAAAGAAGGATTAAAAGTGAATTGCCTTTTATGGCCACAGAAAACATAATTATGGCTATGGTTGAAGAAGGAGTTTCTAGACAAGAAGTACATGAGGCGATCAGGGTTCTGTCCCACCAGGCCGCTGCTGTTGTAAAAGAGGAGGGTAAAGACAATGACCTTATTGAACGCGTCAAGAATGATGAATTTTTTAAACCTGTCTGGAATAAGCTGGATATGCTATTAGATCCATCTACTTTCGTTGGTAGAGCTCCCCAACAGGTTGAGAAGTTCATCAACAATGATGTGGCTGATGCATTGGCTCCTTTTCAAGAGAAAATTAATGATGCAGTTGTTAACTTGAGTGTATAA